The following proteins are encoded in a genomic region of Primulina huaijiensis isolate GDHJ02 chromosome 3, ASM1229523v2, whole genome shotgun sequence:
- the LOC140973387 gene encoding FCS-Like Zinc finger 8-like, whose translation MESNRSRTEASKQALMADQSNSFLSPTRTSTTPISSFLGSQRFFLTKSITDAEANVMSPTSILDPKVSSSFVNPFGYDISLSNPPSKQEQEAIGLALIDSINEEKNDENGNFSKPLSRMVLFGSKLKVQIPSNDHTSSHSPAQSPKSTGDFGIKTRNSQCFSPFSGNPDKNFSRQLSLKEMELSEDYTCVITHGPNPKTTHIFDDCIVENCCVNDDDITSDHPREMESGFEINVSTSPSPNFLSYCHTCGDILEQGKDIYIYRGEKAFCSHECRCQEMIIDGMKNPKLDDNF comes from the exons ATGGAGAGTAATAGATCTAGAACAGAGGCCAGCAAGCAAGCTCTCATGGCGGATCAAAGCAATTCATTTCTTTCTCCTACTAGAACTTCCACCACACCTATATCATCTTTCTTGGGATCACAAAGATTCTTCTTGACCAAGAGTATTACTGATGCAGAAGCTAATGTAATGAGTCCAACTTCAATCCTTGACCCCAAAGTTTCATCCAGTTTTGTGAACCCTTTTGGCTATGATATCAGTCTATCCAATCCTCCAAGTAAACAAGAACAAGAAGCTATTGGACTGGCTCTTATTGATTCAATCAATGAGGAGAAGAATGATGAAAATGGAAACTTTAGCAAGCCATTGAGCAGAATGGTTCTGTTTGGATCCAAGCTTAAGGTGCAGATTCCATCCAATGATCATACCTCTTCACATTCTCCGGCTCAATCTCCGAAATCTACGGGGGATTTCGGAATCAAGACTAGGAATTCTCAGTGCTTCAGCCCTTTTTCCGGCAACCCGGATAAGAACTTTAGCAGGCAGTTATCTTTGAAAGAAATGGAGCTTTCTGAGGATTACACTTGCGTGATCACACACGGTCCGAATCCAAAAACCACTCATATTTTCGATGATTGTATTGTGGAGAATTGCTGCGTAAATGATGATGACATAACTTCTGATCATCCAAGGGAAATGGAAAGTGGTTTTGAAATCAATGTTTCAACTTCTCCAtcaccaaatttcttgagcTATTGTCACACTTGCGGAGACATTCTTGAACAAGGCAAAGATATTTACATTTACAG AGGTGAAAAAGCATTTTGCAGCCATGAATGCCGCTGTCAAGAAATGATCATTGACGGAATGAAGAACCCGAAGTTGGATGACAATTTTTAG